From a single Clupea harengus chromosome 24, Ch_v2.0.2, whole genome shotgun sequence genomic region:
- the LOC105909356 gene encoding NACHT, LRR and PYD domains-containing protein 12-like: MSSSTDRDEKKVEGQGLRAASPVPSCVSMKSDRSMLEPPWLSGERPASPVPSCVSMKSDRSMLEPPWVSGERPVSQAPSGLSMKSDRSMLEPPWLSGERPVSQAPSGLSMKSDRSMLEPPWVSGERPVSPAPSGLSMKSDRSMLEPPWVSGERPVSPAPSGLSSHLSDEPVNINPRKRVHRPETPETMKRSTLSDDPTLQEVITQHKARLKKQLENVHECLLSPATQKPHKSIYTELYVTEGDSGGVNEEHEVCQVDSASGKQGIEDMPINCSEIFKSLTGQEKDVRTVLTKGVACIGKTVFVQKFIIDWAEGNANEDIDFVFLLPFRLLNRIKDSQNSLHQLLLHLYPELEKLTTSVIFQDCQLLFICFALDESSLPLNFPQNQKLCDVTETSTVDTLITSLVQGSLLPSARIWITSRPVASNQIPPEYISKVTEVRGFTDSQREDYFRKRISDEGLANRIISQIKTSRSLHIMCHLPVFCWIAATVLQQILKEGTSEQTPTTLTEMFIHFLLIQTTRRNRKYQASGGEESQNPLESQPEVIMKLSELAFRHLEMGSYMFSEEEVSACGIDIADALVYSGFCTEAFKGESAPFEKMYTFVHVTVQEFLAALYVFLSYVNKNEEALKPFLKGKSSPKDTSLDELLKIAVNRALESKSGHLDLFVRFLHGISLESNQRLLEGLLPRSEYKPESVKKAIRNLKEIKRPNISPDRWINLLHCLVEMHDSSVHEDVSDFLKTEAVPGRRLRLAHCSALANMLLVADKPVEELDLKKYKTSDEGRRRLVPAVRNCRKALLADCKLTEKCFEVVASALSSAHSILTEIDLSHNDLQKSEERLLRGLLSQHCKLESLRLAYCKLSNKSCEILASALQSATSALRKLDLSGINLQDSVTHLFRAIMSPDSKLESLSLAGCNLKAISCEALASTLQAEPSVLRELDLSRNPVQDVGVGHLSSWLGSPNCSLETLRLSDCDINTKGCESLASALSANPSCLRELDLSCNQPGETGVKILLEIKADPNSALKILKCS, translated from the exons ATGAGTTCAAGCACAGACCGAGATGAGAAAAAGGTCGAAGGTCAGGGACTCAGAGCGGCGTCACCTGTGCcaagctgtgtgtccatgaagagtgaccggtctATGTTGGAGCCGCCCTGGCTCAGCGGTGAAAGACCAGCGTCACCTGTGCcaagctgtgtgtccatgaagagtgaccggtctATGTTGGAGCCGCCCTGGGTGAGCGGTGAAAGACCAGTGTCTCAAGCACCCAGTGGtctgtccatgaagagtgacagGTCTATGTTGGAGCCGCCCTGGCTCAGCGGTGAAAGACCAGTGTCTCAAGCACCCAGTGGtctgtccatgaagagtgaccggtctATGTTGGAGCCGCCCTGGGTGAGCGGTGAAAGACCAGTGTCTCCAGCTCCCAGTGGtctgtccatgaagagtgaccggtctATGTTGGAGCCACCGTGGGTGAGCGGTGAAAGACCAGTGTCTCCAGCTCCCAGTGGTCTGTCGTCCCATCTGAGCGATGAACCGGTCAACATTAATCCAAG AAAACGGGTACACAGACCAGAAACTCCAGAAACCATGAAGAGATCTACTTTATCAG ATGATCCCACTCTGCAAGAGGTTATAACACAACATAAGGCCCGTCTGAAGAAGcagttagaaaatgtgcatgaaTGCCTGTTGAGTCCagcaacccagaaacctcaCAAGAGCATTTACACAGAGCTGTACgtcacagagggagacagtgggggGGTGAACGAAGAACATGAAGTCTGTCAGGTAGACTCTGCATCTGGAAAACAAGGCATTGAAGATATGCCTATTAACTGCAGTGAGATCTTCAAGTCCTTAACTGGACAGGAGAAGGACGTCAGAACTGTGCTTACTAAAGGTGTGGCTTGCATTGGAAAAACGGTCTTTGTTCAGAAGTTCATTATTGATTGGGCAGAGGGGAATGCCAACGAAGACATAGACTTTGTGTTTCTGCTTCCTTTCCGTTTGCTGAATAGGATCAAAGACTCTCAGAACAGTCTCCATCAACTCCTTCTTCACTTATATCCTGAGTTAGAAAAGTTGACGACAAGTGTTATATTCCAAGACTGTCAGCTTTTGTTCATCTGTTTTGCTTTGGACGAGAGCAGCCTCCCATTAAATTTCCCACAGAACCAGAAACTGTGTGATGTTACAGAGACGTCCACGGTGGACACCCTTATAACGAGCCTCGTTCAGGGCTCCCTGCTTCCATCTGCTCGCATCTGGATAACCTCACGCCCAGTGGCAAGCAATCAAATCCCTCCAGAGTACATTAGCAAGGTTACAGAAGTAAGAGGGTTCACAGACTCTCAGAGGGAAGActacttcaggaagagaatcagtgatgagGGCCTAGCCAACAGAATAATTTCACAAATTAAGACATCCAGAAGTCTCCACATTATGTGTCACTTgccagtcttctgttggattgCAGCCACTGTACTTCAGCAGATACTGAAGGAGGGAACCAGTGAGCAAACCCCAACGactctgactgagatgttcaTTCACTTCCTGCTCATCCAGACAACCAGAAGGAATCGGAAATACCAAGCCAGTGGTGGCGAAGAAAGCCAAAATCCCTTGGAATCACAACCAGAGGTCATAATGAAGTTGTCTGAACTTGCCTTCAGGCATCTTGAAATGGGAAGCTATATGTTCTCGGAGGAAGAGGTGAGCGCATGTGGCATTGACATAGCTGATGCCTTGGTGTACTCTGGGTTTTGCACTGAAGCCTTCAAAGGAGAATCTGCCCCTTTTGAGAAAATGTACACTTTTGTGCACGTGACCGTCCAGGAGTTCCTCGCCGCCCTATACGTGTTCTTATCTTATGTCAACAAGAACGAGGAGGCGCTGAAGCCGTTTCTCAAAGGGAAGTCCTCGCCAAAAGATACATCACTGGATGAGTTGCTGAAGATTGCAGTGAACAGAGCTTTGGAGAGCAAGAGTGGGCACCTCGATCTGTTTGTCCGCTTTCTACATGGCATTTCCCTGGAGTCCAACCAAAGGCTCCTAGAAGGTCTTCTGCCGCGATCAGAGTACAAACCTGAGAGTGTAAAGAAAGCAATTCGAAATCTGAAGGAGATAAAGAGGCCAAACATCTCCCCAGATCGATGGATCAACCTCCTCCACTGCCTGGTGGAAATGCACGATTCGTCTGTGCACGAAGACGTCAGTGATTTTCTGAAGACGGAGGCAGTTCCTGGGAGAAGGCTCAGACTGGCACACTGTTCGGCCTTGGCCAACATGCTTCTGGTGGCAGACAAGCCTGTGGAGGAGTTGGACTTAAAGAAGTACAAGACATCGGACGAGGGTCGGAGAAGACTGGTCCCAGCTGTGCGGAACTGCAGGAAAGCTCT GCTTGCTGACTGTAAGCTGACAGAGAAGTGTTTTGAGGTGGTGGCGTCGGCTCTCAGTTCAGCCCACTCCATTCTGACAGAGATAGACCTCAGTCACAATGACCTGCAGAAGTCCGAGGAGAGACTGCTTCGAGGGCTCCTAAGTCAACACTGCAAGCTGGAGTCACTgag ACTTGCTTATTGCAAACTCTCAAATAAGTCTTGTGAGATTCTGGCCtcagctctgcagtctgcaacCTCAGCCTTGAGAAAGCTGGACTTGAGTGGGATCAACCTGCAGGACTCAGTGACACATCTTTTCCGTGCCATCATGAGTCCAGATTCCAAACTCGAGAGTTTAAG CCTTGCTGGCTGTAACCTCAAAGCAATATCCTGTGAAGCTTTGGCTTCAACCCTGCAAGCAGAACCCTCGGTCCTGAGAGAGCTGGACCTGAGCAGAAATCCTGTGCAAGACGTTGGAGTTGGACACCTCTCCTCCTGGCTGGGGAGTCCGAACTGCTCTCTGGAGACACTGAG GTTGTCAGATTGTGACATCAACACGAAAGGCTGTGAGAGTCTGGCTTCTGCCCTGAGTGCAAACCCCTCCTGCCTGAGAGAGCTTGATCTGAGCTGCAATCAGCCAGGAGAGACAGGAGTCAAGATACTCTTGGAAATAAAGGCAGATCCAAACTCAGCACTGAAGATACTCAA ATGCTCCTGA